In Halorussus limi, a genomic segment contains:
- a CDS encoding 30S ribosomal protein S12, whose product MANGKYAARKLRKDRQNHRWSDSDYARRERGLGEKSDPLEGAPQGRGIVLEKVGIEAKQPNSAIRKCVRVQLIKNGKQVTAFCPGDGAISFIDEHDEVTIAGIGGAKGRAMGDLSGVNYKVEKVNGVSLEELVRGNAEKPVR is encoded by the coding sequence ATGGCGAATGGCAAGTACGCAGCTCGCAAGCTGAGGAAGGACCGCCAGAACCACCGGTGGTCCGACTCCGATTACGCTCGACGCGAGCGCGGCCTCGGGGAGAAGTCCGACCCCCTCGAAGGCGCGCCGCAGGGCCGAGGTATCGTTCTCGAAAAAGTTGGCATCGAGGCCAAGCAGCCCAACTCCGCCATCCGGAAGTGCGTCCGGGTCCAGCTCATCAAGAACGGCAAGCAGGTGACTGCCTTCTGTCCCGGCGACGGTGCCATCTCGTTCATCGACGAACACGACGAGGTCACCATCGCGGGCATCGGCGGCGCGAAGGGTCGCGCGATGGGCGACCTCTCGGGCGTCAACTACAAGGTAGAGAAAGTCAACGGCGTGAGCCTCGAAGAACTGGTTCGCGGAAACGCTGAGAAGCCGGTGCGCTAA
- a CDS encoding 30S ribosomal protein S7 gives MAAEDQPEPDKPAGTDEEGTAVAKLFGEWDITNIEYDDPSTERYITVTPVAHTMGRHASKQFQKSEVSVVERLINRLMQTEENTGKKQKTMQITREAFQKIHDRTEENPVQVLVTAVENAAPREETVRLKYGGISVPKAVDVAPQRRVDQALKYIAEGVHGSSFKTSTDAAEALADQLVGAADYDVQTYAINQKEETERVAAAAR, from the coding sequence ATGGCAGCAGAAGACCAGCCCGAACCCGACAAACCCGCGGGCACGGACGAAGAGGGAACGGCCGTCGCGAAACTGTTCGGCGAGTGGGACATCACCAACATCGAGTACGACGACCCCTCGACCGAGCGCTACATCACGGTGACGCCGGTCGCCCACACGATGGGTCGCCACGCCTCCAAGCAGTTCCAGAAGAGCGAGGTCTCGGTCGTCGAGCGTCTCATCAACCGACTGATGCAGACCGAGGAGAACACCGGCAAGAAGCAGAAGACGATGCAGATCACCCGCGAGGCGTTCCAGAAGATTCACGACCGCACCGAGGAGAACCCGGTGCAAGTTCTCGTCACCGCCGTCGAGAACGCCGCCCCGCGCGAGGAGACCGTCCGCCTGAAGTACGGTGGCATCTCGGTCCCGAAGGCCGTGGACGTGGCGCCCCAGCGCCGCGTCGACCAGGCCCTGAAGTACATCGCCGAAGGCGTCCACGGCTCGTCGTTCAAGACCTCGACCGACGCCGCCGAGGCGCTGGCCGACCAGCTCGTCGGCGCGGCCGACTACGACGTTCAGACCTACGCTATCAACCAGAAAGAAGAGACGGAGCGCGTCGCGGCCGCGGCCCGCTAA
- a CDS encoding cupin domain-containing protein codes for MSYTKVDSHDVEPVGEGLRFLRDPLDCEKLGVSVLDADPGWTGKEHDHAEDGQEEVYLLLDGEATVTVEGEDVELESGEALRIPAEATRQIHNGDTESRFVLVGASGEA; via the coding sequence ATGTCGTACACCAAAGTCGATTCCCACGACGTCGAACCGGTAGGCGAGGGACTGCGCTTCCTCCGAGACCCCCTCGACTGCGAGAAGTTGGGCGTGTCCGTCCTCGACGCCGACCCGGGATGGACCGGCAAGGAACACGACCACGCCGAGGACGGCCAAGAGGAAGTCTACCTCCTGCTCGACGGGGAGGCCACCGTCACCGTCGAGGGCGAGGACGTGGAACTGGAGTCGGGCGAAGCCCTCCGGATTCCGGCCGAGGCGACTCGCCAGATTCACAACGGCGACACCGAGAGCAGGTTCGTGCTCGTCGGCGCGTCGGGCGAGGCGTAG
- a CDS encoding DUF5781 family protein yields the protein MEVHVHGPGPAAPFLRARDIFETEHDLDSPVHVHVRENPDERTWTSHPDDHVLNISRQAATSAMAPELALHEFAHMARHEQAHPSHTQSTEEVLFLALSGKSVERRRVAHCYQIANHMKDIYADDITLRVGPTDKLVSFLESELAAAVADRPARAQDGPTRGRDGLRITSTADPEITAVNAAFALALVERHDLVDSDHRLYDFAHAAANDAPEVSLSAFKHRFKSLGPDPDESEYRRSLVEATREYAVGGGEKAAD from the coding sequence ATGGAGGTTCACGTCCACGGTCCGGGTCCGGCCGCGCCCTTCCTCCGCGCCCGCGACATCTTCGAGACCGAACACGACCTCGACTCGCCAGTCCACGTCCACGTCCGGGAGAACCCCGACGAGCGGACGTGGACTTCCCACCCCGACGACCACGTCCTGAACATCTCCCGGCAGGCAGCGACCAGCGCGATGGCCCCGGAACTCGCGCTTCACGAGTTCGCCCACATGGCCCGCCACGAGCAGGCCCACCCGTCTCACACCCAATCGACCGAGGAAGTACTGTTCCTCGCGCTCTCGGGGAAGTCGGTCGAGCGCAGGCGGGTGGCCCACTGCTACCAGATAGCCAACCACATGAAGGACATCTACGCCGACGACATCACGCTCCGGGTCGGCCCGACCGACAAACTCGTCTCGTTCCTCGAATCCGAACTCGCCGCGGCGGTCGCAGACCGACCCGCGAGAGCGCAGGACGGCCCGACTCGCGGCCGGGACGGACTCCGCATCACCAGTACGGCCGACCCCGAGATAACCGCGGTCAACGCCGCGTTCGCGCTCGCACTGGTCGAGCGCCACGACCTCGTGGATTCGGACCACCGACTGTACGACTTCGCACACGCGGCCGCGAACGACGCGCCCGAGGTCAGTCTCTCGGCGTTCAAACACCGGTTCAAGTCGCTCGGACCCGACCCCGACGAGAGCGAGTACCGCCGCTCGCTGGTCGAGGCGACCCGCGAGTACGCGGTCGGCGGCGGCGAGAAAGCGGCGGACTAA
- a CDS encoding elongation factor EF-2 — protein MGRRKKIVEQCERLMDEPENIRNIAIAAHVDHGKTTLTDNLLAGAGMIADQGEATQLMMDTEEDEQERGITIDAANVSMTHEYDDTDHLINLIDTPGHVDFGGDVTRAMRAVDGALVVVDAVEGAMPQTETVLRQALREGVKPTLFINKVDRLISELQEGPEEMQRRLLSVIDDVNELIRGMTEEMDDIEDWTVSVEEGTVGFGSALYKWGVSMPSMQRTGMDFGDIMELERADKRQELHERTPLSDVVLDMVCEHFPNPIDAQPRRIPRVWRGDDSSDLAEGMRLVDEEGEVVLMVTDIGVDPHAGEIAAGRVFSGTLEKGQDLYVSGTAGKNRVQSVGIYMGGEREEVDRVPAGNIAAVTGLKDAIAGSTVSSVEMTPFESIEHISEPVITKSVEAKNMDDLPKLIETLRQVSKEDPTIQVTINEDTGEHLISGQGELHLEVITQRIERNQGIPVNTGEPIVVFREAIQETTDVIEGISPNRHNRFYIQAQPLTEEIIEKIKRGDVSMDMPEQERREALQEAGMGKDMSQNVEHIHGTNILIDDTKGIQHLNETMELVIEGLEEALDDGPLAAEPVEGTLLRLEDAKLHEDTIHRGPAQVIPAVRNAVHNALVQGEVRMLEPMQDVRIDVPNEYMGAASGEIQGRRGRVDDMYQEGDLMVVEGIAPVDEMIGFSSDIRSATEGRASWNTENAGFEVMADNLQRETIMEIRERKGMKLELPEAIDYI, from the coding sequence ATGGGAAGACGAAAGAAGATCGTCGAACAGTGCGAGCGACTGATGGACGAACCGGAGAACATCCGGAACATCGCTATCGCCGCACACGTCGACCACGGTAAGACCACGCTGACGGACAACCTTCTCGCTGGCGCCGGCATGATCGCCGACCAGGGCGAAGCGACGCAGCTGATGATGGACACCGAAGAGGACGAGCAGGAACGCGGTATCACCATCGACGCCGCGAACGTGTCCATGACTCACGAGTACGACGACACCGACCACCTCATCAACCTCATCGACACGCCGGGCCACGTCGACTTCGGTGGCGACGTGACCCGAGCGATGCGCGCCGTCGACGGCGCGCTCGTGGTGGTGGACGCGGTCGAGGGCGCGATGCCCCAGACCGAGACCGTCCTCCGACAGGCGCTCCGCGAGGGCGTCAAGCCCACCCTGTTCATCAACAAGGTCGACCGCCTCATCTCGGAACTCCAAGAGGGTCCCGAGGAGATGCAGCGCCGCCTGCTCAGCGTCATCGACGACGTGAACGAGCTTATTCGCGGCATGACCGAGGAGATGGACGACATCGAAGACTGGACGGTCTCCGTCGAGGAGGGCACCGTCGGCTTCGGGTCCGCGCTCTACAAGTGGGGCGTCTCGATGCCCTCGATGCAGCGCACCGGGATGGACTTCGGCGACATCATGGAGTTGGAGCGCGCCGACAAGCGCCAGGAACTCCACGAGCGCACACCGCTGTCGGACGTCGTGCTCGACATGGTCTGTGAGCACTTCCCGAACCCCATCGACGCCCAGCCCCGTCGTATCCCGCGCGTCTGGCGCGGCGACGACTCCTCGGACCTCGCCGAGGGGATGCGCCTCGTCGACGAGGAAGGCGAAGTCGTGCTGATGGTCACCGACATCGGCGTCGACCCCCACGCCGGCGAAATCGCCGCGGGTCGCGTCTTCTCCGGCACGCTGGAGAAGGGCCAAGACCTCTACGTCTCCGGAACGGCCGGAAAGAACCGCGTCCAGAGCGTCGGCATCTACATGGGCGGCGAGCGCGAGGAAGTCGACCGCGTGCCCGCCGGGAACATCGCGGCGGTCACCGGTCTCAAGGACGCCATCGCGGGTTCCACCGTGTCCAGCGTCGAGATGACGCCGTTCGAGTCCATCGAACACATCTCGGAGCCGGTCATCACGAAGTCCGTCGAGGCGAAGAACATGGACGACCTGCCGAAGCTCATCGAGACGCTCCGACAGGTCTCCAAGGAAGACCCGACCATTCAGGTCACGATTAACGAGGACACCGGCGAGCACCTCATCTCCGGACAGGGTGAGCTTCACCTCGAAGTCATCACTCAGCGCATCGAGCGCAACCAGGGCATCCCGGTCAACACCGGCGAACCCATCGTCGTCTTCCGCGAGGCCATCCAGGAGACCACCGACGTCATCGAGGGCATCTCGCCGAACCGCCACAACCGGTTCTACATCCAGGCCCAGCCGCTCACCGAAGAGATTATCGAGAAGATCAAGCGCGGCGACGTGTCGATGGACATGCCCGAGCAGGAGCGCCGTGAGGCGCTTCAGGAAGCGGGCATGGGCAAGGACATGTCCCAGAACGTCGAGCACATCCACGGGACCAACATCCTCATCGACGACACGAAGGGTATCCAGCACCTCAACGAGACGATGGAACTCGTCATCGAGGGTCTCGAAGAGGCGCTCGACGACGGCCCGCTGGCGGCCGAACCCGTTGAGGGGACGCTCCTCCGTCTGGAGGACGCGAAGCTTCACGAGGACACCATCCACCGCGGCCCGGCGCAGGTCATCCCTGCGGTCCGTAACGCCGTCCACAACGCCCTCGTGCAGGGTGAGGTCCGGATGCTAGAGCCGATGCAGGACGTGCGCATCGACGTGCCCAACGAGTACATGGGCGCCGCCTCCGGCGAGATTCAGGGTCGCCGTGGCCGCGTCGACGACATGTACCAGGAAGGCGACCTCATGGTCGTCGAGGGCATCGCGCCGGTCGACGAGATGATCGGCTTCTCCTCGGACATCCGGAGCGCCACCGAGGGCCGCGCGTCGTGGAACACCGAGAACGCCGGCTTCGAGGTCATGGCCGACAACCTCCAGCGCGAGACCATCATGGAGATTCGAGAGCGCAAGGGCATGAAGCTCGAACTCCCCGAGGCCATCGACTACATCTAA
- a CDS encoding amino acid-binding protein: MSDDTSATDPRAYTVRLELVDEPGELLGALEPIAANGGNLLSVFHERGSLTPRGHIPVEVDLECPPDRFDAVVSGLREAGVNVIQAGAERYGEEVTVLLVGDVIESDLSDTLSSIESKADASISDVSLSAPGGTSDVSSARLRLAAETGSTGAVVGAVREVAERKELRVVEPLAELEGSA; the protein is encoded by the coding sequence ATGAGTGACGACACGAGCGCTACCGACCCGCGGGCCTACACGGTCCGACTCGAACTAGTCGACGAACCCGGCGAGCTGTTGGGCGCGCTCGAACCCATCGCGGCCAACGGCGGCAACCTGCTCTCGGTGTTCCACGAGCGGGGGTCGCTCACGCCGCGGGGTCACATCCCGGTCGAAGTCGACCTCGAGTGCCCGCCCGACCGCTTCGACGCCGTCGTCTCCGGTCTCCGCGAGGCGGGAGTCAACGTGATTCAGGCGGGCGCGGAGCGCTACGGCGAGGAGGTGACGGTCCTGCTCGTCGGCGACGTCATCGAGAGCGACCTCTCCGACACCCTCTCGTCCATCGAGTCGAAGGCGGACGCCTCCATCTCGGACGTGTCGCTGTCCGCGCCGGGCGGCACGAGCGACGTGTCGAGCGCACGACTCCGCCTCGCGGCCGAGACCGGTTCGACCGGCGCGGTGGTCGGCGCGGTCCGGGAGGTCGCAGAACGGAAGGAGTTGCGCGTGGTCGAACCCCTGGCGGAACTGGAGGGGTCGGCGTGA
- a CDS encoding homoserine dehydrogenase: MKLAILGAGAVGRSVAELAGEYGHEVTALADSTSAAVDPGGIDVADALAEKDETGRVGSAAPADALDAEYDALVEATPTTLGDAEPGFGHVRAALEADRHVVLANKGPVAERYTDLRELERESEGSVKFEATVGGAIPVLSTVESYGPDTISAARGVLNGTANFVLSRMAAEGLGYEHVLAEAQDLGVAEADPSFDVNGTDAALKCVILANVLGDREYSLDDAEVEGIAELPGNALELAAEDGRTVRLIGEATPDGVRVGPRLVPENGTLAVSGTRNIVQLETEHAGRLNLSGRGAGGPETATAVLADVNRLEH, encoded by the coding sequence GTGAAACTGGCTATTCTCGGCGCGGGCGCGGTCGGCCGGTCGGTCGCGGAACTCGCGGGCGAGTACGGCCACGAGGTCACGGCGCTGGCCGACTCGACCAGTGCTGCAGTGGACCCGGGGGGAATCGACGTGGCGGACGCGCTCGCGGAGAAGGACGAGACCGGTCGCGTCGGGTCGGCCGCGCCCGCGGACGCGCTCGACGCCGAGTACGACGCGCTGGTCGAGGCGACTCCGACGACGCTCGGCGACGCCGAACCCGGATTCGGACACGTCCGCGCGGCGCTCGAAGCCGACCGCCACGTCGTGCTGGCGAACAAGGGACCGGTCGCCGAGCGCTACACCGACCTCCGGGAACTGGAGCGCGAGAGCGAAGGGTCGGTCAAGTTCGAGGCGACGGTCGGGGGCGCGATTCCGGTCCTCTCGACCGTCGAGAGCTACGGCCCCGACACCATCTCGGCCGCGCGCGGGGTCCTCAACGGGACCGCGAACTTCGTCCTCTCGCGAATGGCGGCCGAGGGACTGGGTTACGAACACGTCCTCGCCGAGGCCCAAGACCTCGGCGTCGCCGAGGCCGACCCCTCGTTCGACGTGAACGGGACCGACGCGGCGCTCAAGTGCGTGATTCTGGCGAACGTCCTCGGCGACCGGGAGTACTCGCTCGACGACGCCGAGGTCGAGGGCATCGCGGAACTGCCGGGCAACGCGCTCGAACTCGCGGCCGAAGACGGCCGAACGGTCCGACTCATCGGCGAGGCGACGCCCGACGGCGTCCGAGTCGGCCCGCGACTCGTCCCCGAGAACGGCACGCTCGCGGTCTCGGGCACGCGCAACATCGTGCAACTGGAGACCGAACACGCGGGCCGACTCAACCTGAGCGGACGCGGCGCGGGCGGTCCGGAAACCGCGACCGCGGTTCTCGCGGACGTGAACCGACTCGAGCACTGA
- the tuf gene encoding translation elongation factor EF-1 subunit alpha, with product MSEDKPHQNLAIIGHVDHGKSTLVGRLLYETGSVPEHVIEQHKEEAEEKGKGGFEFAYVMDNLAEERERGVTIDIAHQEFDTDEYYFTIVDCPGHRDFVKNMITGASQADNAVLVVAADDGVAPQTQEHVFLARTLGINELIVGVNKMDVVDYQESTYKEVVSEVEDLLNQVQFGTEDASFIPISAFEGDNIAEESDNTDWYDGEILLEALNGLEEPEPPTNADLRLPIQDVYTISGIGTVPVGRIETGILNTGDNVSFQPSDVGGEVKTIEMHHEEVPQAEPGDNVGFNVRGIGKDDIRRGDVCGPADDPPSVAETFQAQIVVMQHPSVITDGYTPVFHAHTAQVACTIESIDKKMDPSSGEVAEENPDFIQSGDAAVVTVRPQKPLSIEPSSEIPELGSFAIRDMGQTIAAGKVLSVNEP from the coding sequence ATGAGCGAAGACAAACCGCACCAGAACTTGGCCATCATCGGCCACGTTGACCACGGGAAGAGTACGTTGGTCGGGCGACTCCTCTACGAGACGGGGAGCGTACCCGAGCACGTCATCGAACAGCACAAAGAAGAGGCCGAGGAGAAGGGCAAGGGCGGCTTCGAGTTCGCCTACGTCATGGACAACCTCGCCGAAGAGCGCGAACGCGGTGTCACCATCGACATCGCCCACCAGGAGTTCGACACCGACGAGTACTACTTCACTATCGTCGACTGTCCGGGCCACCGCGACTTCGTCAAGAACATGATTACGGGCGCGTCCCAGGCGGACAACGCCGTCCTCGTCGTCGCCGCCGACGACGGTGTCGCGCCCCAGACCCAGGAGCACGTGTTCCTGGCCCGCACCCTCGGTATCAACGAACTCATCGTCGGCGTCAACAAGATGGACGTCGTCGACTACCAGGAGTCCACCTACAAGGAGGTCGTCTCCGAGGTCGAGGACCTGCTGAACCAGGTCCAGTTCGGCACCGAGGACGCGAGCTTCATCCCGATTTCGGCCTTCGAGGGCGACAACATCGCCGAGGAGTCCGACAACACCGACTGGTACGACGGCGAGATTCTCCTCGAGGCCCTCAACGGCCTCGAAGAGCCCGAGCCGCCGACGAACGCCGACCTGCGCCTCCCGATTCAGGACGTCTACACGATTTCCGGAATCGGTACCGTCCCGGTCGGACGTATCGAGACGGGTATCCTCAACACCGGAGACAACGTCTCCTTCCAGCCCAGCGACGTGGGCGGCGAGGTCAAGACCATCGAGATGCACCACGAGGAGGTCCCGCAGGCCGAACCCGGTGACAACGTCGGATTCAACGTCCGCGGCATCGGTAAGGACGACATCCGCCGTGGCGACGTCTGTGGTCCCGCCGACGACCCGCCGTCGGTCGCCGAGACGTTCCAGGCCCAGATCGTCGTGATGCAGCACCCGAGCGTCATCACGGACGGTTACACGCCGGTCTTCCACGCCCACACGGCACAGGTCGCGTGTACCATCGAATCCATCGACAAGAAGATGGACCCCTCGTCGGGCGAGGTCGCCGAGGAGAACCCCGACTTCATCCAGTCCGGCGACGCCGCGGTCGTCACGGTCCGACCGCAGAAGCCGCTCAGCATCGAGCCGTCGTCCGAGATTCCGGAACTCGGCAGCTTCGCCATCCGCGACATGGGTCAGACCATCGCGGCTGGCAAGGTCCTCAGCGTCAACGAGCCATAA
- the rpsJ gene encoding 30S ribosomal protein S10: MQQARVRLAGTSPEDLDDICDDVREIANKTGVSLSGPIPLPTKTLEVPTRKSPDGEGTATWEHWEMRVHKRLIDIDADERALRQLMRIQVPNDVSIEIVLED; encoded by the coding sequence ATGCAGCAAGCACGCGTCCGACTGGCGGGAACCAGTCCCGAAGACCTCGACGACATCTGTGACGACGTTCGCGAAATCGCGAACAAGACGGGTGTCTCGCTGTCGGGACCCATCCCGCTTCCGACCAAGACGCTGGAAGTACCCACCCGCAAGTCCCCCGACGGTGAGGGGACCGCGACGTGGGAACACTGGGAGATGCGCGTCCACAAGCGTCTCATCGACATCGACGCCGACGAACGCGCGCTCCGGCAGCTCATGCGGATTCAGGTTCCGAACGACGTGAGCATCGAGATCGTCCTCGAGGACTGA
- a CDS encoding rhomboid family intramembrane serine protease, whose protein sequence is MSYEYGDPASAERESSGWLVRSPTLQTLVVFLLVFAVQSVVGLVSRRLAIGLFALGPSVSAKPWTLLVSVYAHAGVGHLVSNAVVLVLVGLAVERVTTAWRFHLFFASVGMAAGLAQVAVSGLVGRASVVLGASGAVFGLLGYLLAGNPVTDAVLGRLPLSGRSRAALLLALAGVVTLFTASPGVALVAHFAGFALGALSGRARLLGA, encoded by the coding sequence GTGAGCTACGAGTACGGCGACCCCGCGTCGGCCGAGCGCGAGTCGTCGGGGTGGCTCGTCCGGAGCCCGACGCTCCAGACGCTCGTCGTCTTCCTCCTGGTCTTCGCGGTCCAGTCGGTCGTGGGACTGGTCTCACGGCGCCTCGCTATCGGTCTGTTCGCGCTCGGTCCCTCGGTCTCTGCCAAGCCGTGGACGCTCCTCGTGAGCGTCTACGCCCACGCGGGCGTCGGCCACCTCGTCTCGAACGCGGTCGTCCTCGTTCTGGTCGGACTCGCGGTCGAGCGCGTGACGACCGCGTGGCGGTTCCACCTGTTCTTCGCGTCGGTCGGAATGGCCGCCGGACTGGCGCAGGTCGCCGTCTCGGGTCTCGTCGGCCGCGCGAGCGTGGTCCTCGGCGCGAGCGGCGCCGTGTTCGGACTGCTGGGTTACCTGCTCGCCGGGAACCCGGTCACCGACGCGGTCCTCGGTCGCCTCCCTCTGAGCGGTCGGTCGCGCGCCGCGCTCCTGCTCGCGTTGGCCGGCGTCGTGACCCTGTTCACGGCGTCTCCCGGCGTGGCGCTGGTGGCCCACTTCGCCGGGTTCGCGCTCGGCGCATTGTCCGGGCGCGCACGACTGCTCGGCGCGTGA
- a CDS encoding M48 family metallopeptidase, with the protein MSERLQRRYHIGQTVVPYTIDWSEKRETMELSIDKSMELTVTAPMTATVADVEEVLESRQEWLLQKLYGLKEQEGPPYPKEYMSGEKLQYRGRQYPLEVVEADVPEPTLSFDEQTFTLRVHHFDGDVDDVSVRRKHQAVVDWFIQRAEEELPDRASRFESRLGLDDVPVWVGEIDGRWGEYDNETVRLNWRLIFAPVRIQDYVLVHELAHSVHDEHSGAFWNTVGALIPDYEDRREWLRVNGNSLAI; encoded by the coding sequence ATGAGTGAACGCTTACAACGTCGGTATCATATTGGTCAGACGGTCGTTCCATACACGATTGATTGGTCCGAAAAGCGGGAGACGATGGAACTATCGATCGACAAGTCCATGGAGCTGACCGTTACGGCCCCGATGACTGCGACGGTCGCGGATGTGGAGGAGGTACTTGAGTCTCGCCAGGAGTGGCTGCTTCAGAAACTCTACGGGCTAAAAGAGCAAGAAGGGCCGCCGTATCCGAAGGAGTACATGAGTGGGGAGAAACTCCAGTACCGGGGACGACAGTATCCGTTGGAAGTCGTTGAGGCGGATGTTCCCGAGCCGACGTTGTCGTTCGATGAGCAGACGTTCACCCTTCGCGTCCACCACTTTGACGGAGACGTGGACGACGTGAGCGTTCGTCGAAAGCACCAAGCGGTCGTCGACTGGTTTATCCAGCGTGCTGAGGAAGAACTCCCGGACCGAGCGTCACGTTTTGAATCGCGATTGGGGCTTGACGATGTGCCAGTATGGGTCGGGGAAATCGACGGTCGGTGGGGTGAGTACGACAACGAAACCGTTCGTCTCAATTGGCGGTTGATCTTCGCACCTGTTCGGATCCAAGATTACGTTCTCGTTCACGAATTGGCCCACTCAGTGCATGATGAACACTCAGGTGCGTTCTGGAATACGGTTGGTGCTCTTATTCCCGACTACGAGGATCGCCGTGAATGGCTCAGGGTGAACGGGAACTCTCTGGCAATCTGA